Proteins found in one Nitratiruptor sp. SB155-2 genomic segment:
- a CDS encoding lipoyl protein ligase domain-containing protein, which produces MKIVDLGLLPYEKCNEVLEDFIQKAQYEDHLLLCTHHPVYTIGSENYETDLPVIRTDRGGSITYFDEGCLMLYFAFRVPNPPKFYAKVLCSLDYFFHFFDKNIQYDKKKPGYYIQNRKIASLGFRYTGGFSKHGVSLHVDPHLENFNKIAPCGLSGIKATSLINEGYNVNMETAKTLAIKAVEYGFKA; this is translated from the coding sequence ATGAAGATTGTCGATTTGGGACTGCTGCCATACGAAAAGTGCAATGAAGTCTTGGAAGATTTCATACAAAAAGCCCAATACGAGGACCATCTTTTACTCTGTACGCATCATCCTGTCTATACGATAGGAAGTGAAAACTACGAAACTGATTTGCCGGTAATACGCACAGACAGAGGTGGTTCCATTACCTACTTCGATGAAGGGTGCTTGATGCTCTATTTTGCTTTTCGTGTCCCAAATCCGCCAAAGTTCTATGCGAAAGTGCTTTGCTCCTTGGACTATTTTTTTCATTTTTTTGACAAAAACATTCAGTATGACAAGAAAAAACCAGGCTACTATATCCAAAACAGAAAAATTGCCTCTTTAGGATTCCGCTATACCGGAGGTTTTAGCAAACACGGCGTTTCTCTTCATGTGGATCCACATCTGGAAAACTTCAACAAAATAGCTCCCTGTGGCTTGAGTGGAATCAAAGCAACTTCGTTAATAAACGAGGGATATAATGTGAATATGGAAACAGCAAAAACGCTAGCGATTAAGGCGGTAGAGTATGGTTTTAAAGCCTAG
- a CDS encoding MBL fold metallo-hydrolase RNA specificity domain-containing protein, producing MTIEISYGAAEVVTGSCHFVKFDDGTKALIDCGMFQGLDEWKNYEPLGFNAKEIDYLLVTHGHLDHVGRIPLLYKEGFRGKIIATAATFELMKIVLLDTAHLMQEDFETAFRKAQRRGEEDLVKKPLYTKRDVKAALKLPRRVVKYGQNIKLSPNIAVRYKDAGHIIGSAFLEIEYKDDGVHKKVIFSGDLGNRQVHLNPPPTDPTSARHLFIESTYGDRLHKNYEESVKEFKEAIMMTLKRGGNVLIPSFAIERTQQILCILKEMSDHRELPPHTEVYLDSPMAIKTTHVYQKYRHLLSDYCKHQPAPFDFPHLRFATSTNASKRINAKKSGNIIIAGSGMCNGGRILHHFKHRIWDPKNSVIFVGYQAEGTLGRDIIEGARFIEIYGERIAIRAKIFTINGFSAHADQNELTSWAGKVHGLEKIFLIHGEEDKQQVFKKHLIKTLHKKVHIVKQGEIIHL from the coding sequence ATGACGATTGAGATAAGTTACGGTGCAGCTGAAGTCGTTACAGGGTCATGTCATTTCGTAAAATTTGACGATGGCACGAAAGCGCTTATAGATTGTGGTATGTTTCAAGGATTGGATGAGTGGAAAAACTATGAGCCTCTTGGTTTCAATGCAAAGGAGATTGACTATCTTCTCGTCACTCATGGACATCTGGACCATGTAGGTCGGATTCCTCTGCTATACAAAGAAGGGTTTCGTGGGAAAATCATAGCTACCGCAGCCACCTTTGAACTGATGAAAATCGTTCTTCTCGATACTGCCCATTTGATGCAAGAAGATTTCGAGACAGCCTTCAGAAAAGCTCAGCGACGAGGCGAAGAGGATCTGGTTAAGAAACCACTCTATACCAAACGGGATGTCAAAGCGGCATTGAAACTTCCGAGGCGTGTCGTTAAATATGGGCAAAATATCAAGCTATCACCAAACATCGCGGTACGCTATAAGGATGCAGGGCATATTATCGGTTCGGCATTTTTAGAAATAGAATATAAAGATGACGGAGTACATAAGAAGGTGATTTTCAGTGGAGATCTTGGCAACCGTCAGGTACATCTCAATCCACCTCCTACCGATCCCACATCTGCTAGACATCTCTTCATAGAAAGTACATATGGGGATAGACTTCATAAAAATTATGAGGAGAGTGTCAAGGAGTTCAAAGAAGCCATTATGATGACCCTCAAAAGGGGAGGAAATGTACTAATCCCCTCTTTTGCTATTGAAAGAACGCAGCAGATATTGTGTATCTTGAAAGAGATGAGCGACCATCGTGAACTTCCTCCTCACACAGAAGTCTATCTTGATAGTCCAATGGCCATTAAAACTACCCATGTTTATCAAAAATATCGCCACTTACTCTCAGATTACTGTAAACATCAACCAGCACCTTTCGATTTTCCACATCTGAGATTTGCAACCAGTACCAATGCATCAAAACGTATCAATGCGAAAAAAAGCGGAAATATCATCATAGCTGGTAGTGGTATGTGTAATGGTGGAAGGATTTTACACCATTTCAAGCACCGCATCTGGGATCCCAAAAACAGTGTCATATTTGTAGGTTATCAAGCTGAAGGAACCCTTGGGAGAGATATCATAGAGGGAGCTCGATTTATTGAAATATATGGCGAACGGATCGCCATCCGGGCAAAAATTTTCACAATTAACGGTTTTTCAGCCCATGCAGATCAAAATGAACTTACATCATGGGCAGGAAAAGTCCATGGACTCGAAAAAATCTTTTTAATACATGGTGAAGAGGATAAGCAGCAGGTATTCAAAAAACATTTGATCAAAACATTACACAAGAAAGTTCACATTGTCAAACAGGGTGAAATTATTCATCTTTAA
- the ppsA gene encoding phosphoenolpyruvate synthase, translated as MSEYIKWFKEIGIQDVAEVGGKNASLGEMYNHLTPLGVKVPNGFAVTATAYRHYLDVNNLWEPLQKLFEDFDPDDIDQLKKVGKTAREMIMKAEVPKDLEEEIVKGYEELKSEYGEDVSLAVRSSATAEDSPTASFAGQNETYLNIKGNKNLLWAYKMCLASNFTDRSISYKYTHKFDPMKVYLSVVIMKMVRSDLGSSGVMFSIDTETGFRDVVFINAAWGLGENVVQGTIDPDAFYVHKPTFKKGNKAVLKRKRGSKEKMMIFSETLEKANLAEQFTKNIPTPIEKRMKFSITDADILQLADWAMKIEEHYSKVNNRYTPMDMEWAKDGMDGQLYMVQARPETVHSQEKVTQFEIYRLKEKGKVLLTGNAVGEKIGAGRVKIMFSMAEADKFNEGDVLVAPTTSPDWEPVMKKASAIITETGGRTCHAAIVSRELGKPAVVGAKNATKVLHDNQPVTVSCAEGEIGKIYEGILPYEVETVDISKLPRPKTKIMMNLGNPELAFSLAKLPVDGIGLARMEFIINNYIKAHPMAIKHQEMLSDTERALIDELAFPFEGDAEDFFIKTLSEGVATIASCVYPKKCIVRMSDFKSNEYANLLGGRHFEPVEDNPMLGFRGAARYTHPSYAEGFELECKAMKRAIEEMGFENIVLMIPFCRRVDEAKRVKKAMIEHGLGDVPIYMMCEIPNNVIQIDEFLEVYDGISIGTNDLTQLTLGVDRDSEIVAFDYDERDEGVKKMVQLAVEGAKRHNKYSGLCGQAPSDYPEFAEFLVKIGIESMSLNPDSVLKIIKDVAEMENDD; from the coding sequence ATGAGCGAATATATTAAATGGTTTAAAGAGATAGGGATACAAGATGTAGCAGAAGTCGGAGGTAAAAATGCGAGTCTAGGTGAGATGTACAACCATCTCACCCCTCTAGGCGTCAAGGTACCAAACGGATTTGCCGTGACTGCGACTGCTTACAGGCACTATCTGGATGTGAACAATTTATGGGAGCCTTTACAAAAACTCTTTGAGGATTTCGACCCAGATGATATCGATCAGCTGAAAAAGGTAGGCAAAACAGCCCGTGAGATGATTATGAAAGCGGAAGTTCCAAAGGATCTTGAAGAGGAGATTGTGAAAGGATATGAAGAGCTTAAAAGCGAATATGGTGAAGATGTGAGTCTGGCTGTCAGAAGCTCTGCAACGGCAGAGGACTCCCCTACTGCTTCTTTTGCCGGTCAGAATGAGACCTATCTCAATATCAAAGGCAATAAAAATCTTTTATGGGCATACAAAATGTGCTTGGCATCAAATTTTACAGATAGATCCATTAGTTACAAATATACCCATAAATTCGATCCAATGAAAGTGTATCTCTCTGTGGTGATCATGAAAATGGTACGAAGCGATCTTGGAAGCAGCGGCGTGATGTTCAGTATCGATACAGAGACCGGTTTTCGAGATGTCGTTTTCATCAACGCTGCATGGGGGCTTGGAGAAAATGTGGTGCAAGGTACTATCGATCCAGATGCGTTCTATGTCCATAAACCGACCTTTAAAAAAGGGAACAAGGCCGTTTTGAAAAGAAAAAGAGGATCTAAAGAGAAGATGATGATTTTTAGCGAAACTCTTGAAAAAGCAAATCTGGCCGAACAGTTCACCAAAAACATTCCTACTCCGATTGAAAAAAGAATGAAATTTTCCATCACCGATGCGGATATTTTGCAGCTAGCAGACTGGGCTATGAAGATAGAGGAGCACTACAGCAAAGTAAACAATCGATATACGCCGATGGATATGGAGTGGGCAAAAGATGGAATGGATGGACAGCTTTACATGGTACAGGCACGTCCGGAAACGGTCCACTCTCAAGAAAAGGTTACCCAGTTTGAGATATACCGCCTCAAAGAAAAAGGCAAAGTTCTTTTAACCGGTAATGCCGTAGGTGAAAAGATAGGGGCCGGCAGAGTAAAAATTATGTTCTCCATGGCTGAAGCGGACAAATTCAATGAAGGTGACGTACTCGTTGCCCCCACGACAAGCCCGGACTGGGAACCCGTTATGAAAAAGGCGAGTGCCATCATCACAGAAACGGGCGGAAGAACCTGTCATGCGGCAATAGTCAGCCGAGAACTCGGAAAACCGGCAGTGGTTGGAGCAAAAAACGCTACGAAAGTACTCCATGACAATCAGCCTGTTACGGTAAGCTGTGCCGAAGGTGAAATAGGTAAAATTTACGAGGGAATACTCCCTTATGAAGTGGAGACAGTGGATATCTCCAAACTCCCTCGACCAAAAACAAAAATCATGATGAATCTTGGCAATCCAGAGCTGGCTTTCAGCCTTGCAAAGCTTCCTGTTGATGGGATAGGTCTGGCAAGAATGGAGTTTATCATCAACAATTACATCAAAGCACACCCAATGGCGATCAAACACCAAGAGATGCTAAGTGATACTGAACGTGCTTTGATCGATGAACTTGCATTTCCTTTTGAAGGGGATGCAGAGGACTTTTTCATAAAGACTCTCAGTGAAGGGGTAGCGACAATTGCAAGCTGCGTCTATCCGAAAAAGTGCATCGTTCGTATGAGTGATTTCAAATCCAACGAATACGCAAATCTCCTGGGAGGAAGACATTTTGAACCTGTCGAAGACAACCCGATGCTGGGATTTAGAGGAGCGGCACGCTATACCCATCCAAGCTATGCCGAAGGTTTCGAACTTGAATGTAAAGCGATGAAACGGGCGATTGAAGAGATGGGATTTGAGAATATCGTCTTGATGATTCCATTTTGTAGAAGAGTGGATGAAGCAAAACGGGTCAAAAAAGCGATGATCGAACACGGTTTAGGAGATGTTCCCATTTACATGATGTGTGAAATTCCAAACAACGTTATTCAAATAGATGAGTTTCTTGAAGTGTACGATGGTATCAGTATAGGAACGAACGACCTCACGCAACTCACTTTGGGAGTGGACAGAGATAGCGAAATTGTAGCGTTTGATTATGACGAGAGAGATGAAGGTGTCAAAAAGATGGTTCAACTGGCAGTCGAAGGTGCAAAACGACACAACAAATACTCCGGGCTTTGCGGTCAGGCTCCTTCAGACTATCCGGAGTTTGCAGAGTTTTTAGTCAAAATCGGTATCGAATCGATGAGTCTCAACCCAGATAGTGTCCTAAAAATCATCAAAGATGTAGCGGAGATGGAAAATGACGATTGA
- a CDS encoding acetate--CoA ligase family protein — protein sequence MKEFEIYELLRRYGINVPKYAVYEIDHMLSFDRFPAVLKIASDKVVHKSDVGGVRTGIHSMDELQEAKREIINSLQIHGIFLDLNDRFIVEEELHGEEFYIGGIYDPIFEEVLLFGKGGVMLEILKDICYIDVYANKDEILRSFKTTKVSKMFPHFRGKEYKIEYLLDTIQKFQQLFLEENISEFDINPLIYTDDGFVAVDARIKRGSKFHHKRRKRVYDLFENENVAIFGATDKPEKVGYAIAKNALKSNANIYFVNPRLNTLFDQKVYHSVEELPSIDTAVIAIPPGYVLDLLEQLGQKGVKNVVVISAGFKESGNEQAEEQMSETAQKYGMNIVGPNCLGIYNASKRLNLTFAKTDILPGDIGLVSQSGAVLAALIDKATSHSIGFSHIISLGNMADFDFADAIEELNAKEECHFINIYAEGLKDGKRYLKAIRESKKPIFVYKSGKTKEAKKAAFSHTGNISGSYEMLVGLSFAAGALIKKDIDELIFAPKFDQYEEVLIITNAGGPGTILTDIVVQQGKRVYALSDDEIERLNAVLPPTWSHNNPVDIIGDATADRYKAALEILYKPHLLIFILATPQLMTDGLAIAKTIGKKENIVPVFFGEGSFEEAFKYFKEEKILYFNDLENVANIL from the coding sequence ATGAAAGAGTTTGAAATTTATGAGCTACTGCGGCGCTATGGGATAAATGTACCAAAATATGCAGTTTATGAAATTGATCACATGCTCAGTTTTGATAGATTCCCGGCCGTATTGAAGATAGCCAGCGACAAGGTAGTCCATAAAAGCGATGTAGGAGGAGTCCGCACTGGCATTCATTCTATGGATGAACTGCAAGAAGCAAAAAGAGAAATCATCAACAGTTTACAAATTCACGGCATTTTCTTGGATCTAAACGACAGATTCATCGTAGAAGAAGAGCTACATGGCGAAGAGTTTTACATTGGCGGCATTTACGACCCTATTTTTGAGGAGGTCCTGCTCTTTGGCAAGGGCGGTGTAATGCTTGAAATCCTTAAAGATATCTGTTATATCGATGTGTATGCAAACAAAGATGAGATTTTAAGAAGCTTTAAAACTACAAAAGTATCGAAAATGTTTCCACATTTCAGAGGCAAAGAGTACAAAATCGAATATCTCTTGGATACGATTCAAAAGTTTCAACAACTTTTTCTCGAAGAGAATATCAGCGAATTTGATATCAACCCCCTCATCTATACAGATGATGGTTTTGTTGCAGTGGATGCAAGAATCAAACGAGGAAGCAAATTTCACCACAAAAGAAGAAAACGAGTCTATGACCTGTTTGAAAATGAGAACGTAGCGATATTTGGTGCTACCGACAAGCCTGAAAAAGTAGGATATGCCATTGCTAAAAATGCTCTTAAAAGCAATGCGAACATCTACTTTGTCAATCCTAGACTAAATACACTTTTTGATCAAAAAGTGTACCATTCCGTAGAGGAACTTCCTTCTATCGACACTGCCGTCATTGCCATACCTCCTGGATATGTGTTGGATCTGTTGGAGCAGCTCGGGCAAAAAGGAGTCAAAAACGTTGTAGTGATTTCGGCAGGTTTCAAGGAGAGTGGCAACGAGCAAGCCGAAGAGCAGATGAGCGAGACAGCACAAAAATATGGTATGAATATTGTCGGGCCAAACTGTCTCGGAATCTACAACGCTTCAAAAAGGCTCAATCTCACATTTGCCAAAACCGATATTTTGCCTGGAGACATAGGTCTTGTCTCCCAATCTGGAGCGGTCCTTGCCGCACTCATCGATAAAGCCACCTCCCACTCCATCGGCTTTTCTCATATTATCTCATTAGGGAATATGGCTGATTTTGATTTTGCCGATGCGATCGAGGAACTAAACGCCAAAGAGGAGTGTCACTTCATCAATATCTATGCCGAAGGACTAAAGGATGGTAAAAGGTATCTCAAAGCGATCAGAGAATCTAAAAAACCGATTTTTGTATATAAGTCGGGAAAAACCAAAGAGGCGAAAAAAGCTGCATTCTCCCATACCGGCAACATCAGTGGAAGCTATGAGATGCTGGTGGGACTCAGCTTCGCGGCAGGAGCGTTAATCAAAAAAGATATCGATGAACTGATTTTCGCTCCAAAATTCGACCAGTACGAAGAGGTGCTTATCATTACAAATGCGGGAGGTCCTGGCACTATTTTGACCGATATTGTGGTACAGCAGGGCAAAAGAGTATATGCACTGAGTGATGATGAGATTGAACGGCTCAATGCCGTTTTGCCGCCAACATGGTCGCACAACAATCCCGTGGATATCATAGGCGATGCGACGGCTGACCGTTACAAAGCGGCACTTGAGATTTTGTACAAGCCCCATCTTCTCATATTCATTCTGGCAACACCACAGTTGATGACGGATGGTTTGGCAATTGCCAAAACCATTGGCAAAAAAGAGAATATTGTTCCGGTGTTTTTTGGTGAGGGCTCCTTTGAAGAGGCTTTTAAATACTTTAAAGAAGAAAAAATCCTCTATTTCAACGATTTGGAAAATGTGGCAAACATACTATAA
- the lipA gene encoding lipoyl synthase, with protein MVLKPRVKAPSPELIGKTQTVLDRHSLHTICISAKCPNIVECFSRGTATFMILGNICTRRCRFCNVFHGKPQEIDETEPTRIAKAVKEMGLSYVVITSVDRDDLSDFGSDQFYAVCQAIQKENPYTKVELLTPDFQGNKKAVQKVIDANPYKLAHNIETVEPLFKRIKSAGSYKRSLEVLETYTTSGIKTKSSVMVGLGETKRDLIRSFQDLVQAGVSQLTIGQYLQPSSSNAKVQKYYTQEEFDELAHLAKECGIEHVISGILVRSSYYADLY; from the coding sequence ATGGTTTTAAAGCCTAGAGTCAAAGCACCCTCACCAGAACTCATCGGAAAAACACAAACCGTATTAGACCGGCACTCGCTTCATACCATCTGTATATCGGCAAAATGTCCAAATATCGTAGAATGTTTTTCAAGAGGCACTGCTACTTTTATGATTCTGGGAAATATCTGTACAAGAAGGTGTAGATTTTGCAATGTCTTTCACGGGAAACCCCAAGAAATAGATGAAACAGAGCCAACGCGAATAGCAAAGGCCGTAAAAGAGATGGGACTTTCCTATGTTGTGATCACATCAGTAGATAGAGACGATTTGAGTGATTTTGGCTCTGACCAATTTTACGCCGTTTGCCAGGCAATACAAAAAGAGAATCCTTACACAAAAGTGGAACTCCTTACCCCAGACTTTCAAGGAAACAAAAAGGCAGTGCAAAAAGTCATCGATGCAAATCCCTACAAATTGGCCCATAACATCGAAACGGTGGAGCCTCTTTTTAAAAGAATAAAAAGCGCCGGGAGTTACAAAAGAAGTTTGGAGGTTCTTGAGACCTATACAACATCTGGCATAAAAACGAAAAGTTCTGTGATGGTGGGACTTGGTGAGACAAAACGAGATCTCATCCGAAGTTTTCAAGACCTGGTACAGGCAGGAGTTTCGCAGCTGACTATCGGACAGTATCTACAGCCCTCATCCAGCAACGCAAAGGTGCAAAAGTATTATACACAAGAGGAGTTTGACGAATTGGCGCATTTAGCAAAAGAGTGCGGTATTGAACATGTAATCAGTGGAATATTGGTTCGAAGCAGCTACTATGCAGATCTATATTAA
- the gap gene encoding type I glyceraldehyde-3-phosphate dehydrogenase, with protein sequence MKKVAINGLGRIGKMVLWHYIVNKPKNIEITVANGGSGTAEDLAYMLKFDSVHGKFPAPVEYGEDYLKVGDQKIQLVTGRDPEKLPWSELGVDIVLECTGHFTKRDDAAKHLKAGAKKVIISAPSKDAELTIVLGVNQDWYDPDKHDVISNASCTTNSLAPAIKVLHDAFGIESALVTTVHAYTSSQAVVDRKNPGKHRRGRTAAANIIPTTTGAAIATTKVIPELQGKMNALALRVPVPDVAITDINATLAKEVTVEEVNRAFEEAMNGKLRGILEITYDEVVSTDIVNNPHSSIIDGLSTMVVDGNKVKVFAWYDNEYGYSGRLLELADFIAERM encoded by the coding sequence ATGAAAAAAGTAGCAATTAACGGACTTGGAAGAATAGGAAAAATGGTTCTTTGGCACTATATCGTCAACAAACCAAAAAATATCGAAATCACTGTAGCAAACGGAGGAAGCGGAACGGCAGAAGATTTGGCATATATGCTCAAATTTGACTCTGTTCATGGAAAGTTCCCGGCACCTGTCGAATATGGTGAAGATTATCTGAAAGTTGGAGATCAAAAAATTCAACTAGTTACAGGTAGAGATCCGGAAAAACTTCCTTGGAGTGAACTTGGTGTCGACATAGTTCTTGAGTGTACTGGCCACTTTACAAAAAGGGATGATGCGGCAAAACATCTCAAAGCCGGAGCAAAAAAGGTTATCATCTCTGCTCCTAGCAAAGATGCAGAGCTTACTATTGTTTTGGGTGTAAATCAAGACTGGTACGATCCAGACAAACATGACGTGATTTCCAATGCCAGTTGTACTACGAACTCTTTGGCACCCGCTATCAAAGTACTGCACGATGCCTTTGGAATAGAGAGTGCTCTTGTAACAACTGTACATGCTTACACCTCCTCTCAGGCAGTAGTGGATAGAAAAAATCCAGGAAAACATAGACGAGGAAGAACAGCAGCTGCCAACATCATCCCAACCACCACTGGAGCTGCTATTGCTACGACAAAAGTGATCCCGGAACTTCAGGGAAAAATGAATGCATTGGCTTTGAGGGTTCCCGTTCCTGATGTGGCGATAACCGACATCAATGCGACGTTAGCAAAAGAGGTAACCGTCGAGGAGGTAAACAGGGCTTTTGAAGAGGCGATGAATGGTAAGCTAAGAGGTATTTTGGAAATCACCTATGATGAAGTAGTCTCAACTGATATCGTCAACAATCCACACTCCTCTATCATCGATGGACTCTCAACGATGGTCGTGGATGGAAACAAAGTAAAAGTCTTTGCATGGTATGACAACGAGTATGGATACTCTGGCCGACTTCTTGAACTTGCTGATTTTATCGCAGAAAGGATGTAG
- a CDS encoding KamA family radical SAM protein, which translates to MEYRAYNAKSFKKIPQIQKYLSHEDIENIEIAALVFPFKVNNYLIDKLIDWENYQNDPIFRLVFPHKDMLLEQDFERLKALYHKGDQKALSETVYEIRMRMNPHPADQKSNVPTINDKELTGSQHKYKETILFFPKQGQTCHAYCSFCFRWPQFTGMNELKFAMKEVDLLIEYIKAHPTITDLIFTGGDPLIMSTKLLRSYIEPILKADIPHLQNIRFGTKTLGFWPYRFLTDSDADDLLKLFEEIVEHGYHLAFMAHFNHYRELQTDEVEKAVKRIQQTGAIIRTQAPILRHINDSSEVWEKMWRKQVHMGMVPYYMFIARDTGAQHYFGVPLVEAWKIFKDAISNVSGLARTVRGPSMSAAPGKIAVSGVSEINKEKVIVLNMLQAKNPDLVDIPFFAKYDENAQWIDELKPTFSEKFLFEKE; encoded by the coding sequence TTGGAATACAGGGCGTACAATGCAAAAAGTTTTAAAAAAATACCGCAAATTCAAAAATATCTCTCCCATGAAGATATCGAGAATATCGAAATAGCCGCGCTCGTTTTTCCATTTAAAGTCAACAATTATCTTATCGATAAACTTATCGATTGGGAAAATTATCAAAATGATCCTATTTTTCGTCTTGTGTTCCCCCATAAAGATATGCTCCTTGAACAAGATTTCGAAAGACTGAAAGCCTTGTATCACAAGGGGGACCAAAAAGCTCTTAGTGAAACTGTGTATGAGATTCGGATGCGAATGAATCCCCATCCAGCCGATCAAAAAAGCAATGTCCCAACAATTAACGATAAAGAACTGACAGGCTCGCAGCATAAATATAAAGAAACTATCCTCTTCTTCCCGAAACAGGGTCAAACCTGTCATGCCTATTGCAGTTTCTGTTTCAGATGGCCTCAGTTCACGGGGATGAACGAGCTCAAATTTGCCATGAAAGAAGTGGATCTCTTGATCGAATACATTAAAGCCCATCCTACGATTACGGATCTCATCTTTACCGGAGGCGATCCTCTCATTATGAGTACGAAACTGCTTCGCAGCTACATAGAACCTATATTAAAAGCAGACATTCCACATCTACAAAATATCCGATTTGGAACGAAAACCCTCGGATTTTGGCCGTATCGATTTTTAACGGACAGTGATGCGGATGATTTACTCAAACTTTTCGAAGAGATCGTGGAGCATGGATACCACCTTGCCTTTATGGCTCACTTCAATCATTACCGGGAACTCCAAACAGATGAAGTAGAAAAGGCAGTAAAACGGATCCAGCAAACGGGAGCCATTATCAGAACCCAAGCCCCGATTTTACGGCATATCAATGATAGTAGCGAAGTGTGGGAAAAAATGTGGAGAAAACAGGTGCACATGGGAATGGTTCCATACTATATGTTTATTGCCCGTGATACTGGAGCACAACACTATTTTGGCGTTCCTTTGGTAGAGGCTTGGAAGATTTTTAAAGATGCCATTTCAAATGTAAGTGGACTAGCTAGAACGGTTCGAGGACCTAGCATGAGTGCAGCTCCCGGGAAAATAGCTGTAAGTGGTGTGAGTGAAATCAACAAAGAAAAGGTGATTGTACTGAATATGCTTCAAGCCAAAAATCCTGATCTTGTAGATATCCCCTTTTTTGCCAAATATGATGAAAATGCCCAGTGGATTGATGAACTGAAACCTACATTTAGTGAGAAGTTTTTGTTTGAGAAAGAGTAA
- a CDS encoding 2,3-bisphosphoglycerate-dependent phosphoglycerate mutase, producing the protein MKLVLIRHGQSVWNAKNLFTGWIDVELSEKGKAEAKKAGELLKEANIYPNICYTSYLKRAIHTAQIALNELGWEHIDVIRSWKLNERHYGDWQGKNKEEVKAKYGEELFMAVRRGYDTPPPPIEESEPDYAKRYPLDPKYEDIGYHPKSESLKDTRERVVEYFYEEIVPALLAYDTVMIAAHGNSLRALIMYLESIAPENVSKIEIPTGTPIVYDLTKELVIYNKTTYNH; encoded by the coding sequence ATGAAACTGGTTCTTATACGACACGGACAAAGCGTTTGGAATGCAAAAAATCTTTTTACAGGATGGATCGATGTAGAGCTCAGTGAAAAAGGAAAAGCTGAAGCGAAAAAAGCCGGTGAACTACTCAAAGAAGCAAACATTTATCCAAATATATGTTATACCTCCTATCTCAAACGTGCAATCCATACTGCTCAAATCGCTCTGAATGAACTTGGATGGGAGCATATCGATGTTATCCGAAGCTGGAAGTTGAATGAACGCCATTATGGTGACTGGCAAGGGAAAAACAAAGAGGAAGTGAAAGCTAAATATGGTGAAGAACTGTTCATGGCTGTCAGGCGGGGATATGATACACCTCCTCCTCCGATCGAAGAGAGTGAGCCCGATTACGCCAAACGCTATCCCCTCGATCCAAAATATGAAGATATTGGATACCATCCTAAGAGCGAATCTTTGAAAGATACGAGAGAAAGAGTAGTAGAATATTTTTATGAAGAGATTGTTCCGGCACTACTGGCATATGACACCGTTATGATTGCGGCTCATGGAAACTCTTTAAGAGCTCTTATAATGTATCTTGAAAGCATCGCACCAGAGAATGTAAGTAAAATAGAGATCCCAACGGGGACACCTATCGTTTATGATTTGACAAAAGAACTGGTAATTTACAACAAAACTACTTACAATCATTAA